A DNA window from Pseudodesulfovibrio thermohalotolerans contains the following coding sequences:
- a CDS encoding PD-(D/E)XK nuclease family protein produces the protein MMSGPMLTTYSMWSLFRNCRKACDWRYLHELVPLERDHNLSFGSLIHECLEIWHRDRELKRVLDHIDRACPNQAQDERELRDWHLATAMMKGYAARYPTEEFEVVALEKTFKGKIVNPATGASSRSFVLAGKVDGIVQIGDEFFLLEHKTASQIDADYLERLWTDFQIILYAWYVERTLGLRIAGILYNILVKARLQQGRGETEAEFEERRRRLAAKSKTGKSSAKRKLPESDEAFQERLAAKYAEPGMFHRETLYISRDQFAALQAELWELTQAFLDARRRGVFYRNTAFCFHYHRPCAYFPLCRSGGSPNVIENLYHKVPPHEELRDGGGEPPQANCARRANACCGRHNPPRQAGTGGEPQDCLCGSHIEEAPAF, from the coding sequence ATGATGAGCGGGCCTATGCTGACCACCTACTCGATGTGGAGTCTCTTCCGCAACTGCCGGAAGGCCTGCGATTGGCGCTATCTGCATGAGCTCGTGCCGCTGGAGCGCGACCACAATCTCAGCTTCGGCTCCCTGATCCATGAATGCCTGGAGATCTGGCATCGGGACCGGGAACTGAAGCGGGTACTGGACCACATCGACCGGGCGTGTCCCAACCAGGCCCAGGACGAGCGCGAGCTGCGCGATTGGCATCTGGCCACGGCCATGATGAAGGGTTACGCCGCGCGCTACCCCACCGAGGAGTTTGAGGTCGTCGCGCTGGAGAAGACCTTTAAGGGAAAGATCGTCAACCCTGCCACGGGAGCTTCATCCCGGAGCTTCGTCCTGGCGGGGAAAGTCGACGGCATTGTCCAGATCGGCGACGAGTTCTTCCTGCTGGAGCACAAGACCGCCTCGCAGATCGACGCCGATTACCTGGAACGGTTGTGGACCGACTTCCAGATCATTCTTTACGCCTGGTATGTGGAGCGGACGCTGGGGCTCCGCATCGCGGGCATTCTTTACAATATCCTGGTCAAAGCCCGACTTCAGCAGGGCCGCGGCGAGACGGAAGCGGAGTTCGAGGAACGCCGCCGGCGTCTTGCCGCCAAGTCAAAGACCGGCAAGAGTTCGGCCAAGCGCAAACTCCCTGAATCAGATGAAGCGTTCCAGGAGCGGCTGGCCGCCAAATATGCCGAGCCCGGCATGTTTCACCGGGAGACCCTCTACATCTCCCGCGACCAGTTCGCCGCTCTGCAGGCGGAGCTCTGGGAACTGACCCAGGCTTTCCTGGACGCGCGGAGGCGCGGTGTCTTCTACCGCAACACCGCCTTCTGTTTCCACTACCACCGGCCTTGCGCCTACTTCCCGCTGTGTCGCTCCGGCGGCAGTCCCAACGTCATCGAGAACCTGTACCACAAAGTCCCCCCGCATGAAGAGCTGCGGGACGGGGGCGGTGAGCCACCGCAGGCGAATTGTGCTCGCCGCGCAAACGCCTGTTGTGGCCGACACAATCCGCCACGGCAAGCCGGGACCGGTGGCGAACCGCAAGATTGCCTGTGCGGCTCGCACATCGAAGAGGCCCCGGCATTCTGA
- a CDS encoding DUF669 domain-containing protein, which yields MENENYGNYDYGQDDIDLTQFDDDFAEAEVEERDFEPIPDGKYQVNVERVELTRAQTSGNPMLKWTLRIIAPRFRGRLLWRNNVMATRENIKWLKTDLHTCGLSLEKISDLPANLEKLINIKLEVTKRTRGENENVYLNKRIVLEDGGDEYDTAAKDALAPF from the coding sequence ATGGAAAACGAAAACTACGGAAACTACGACTACGGTCAGGACGACATCGATCTCACGCAGTTCGACGATGATTTCGCCGAAGCGGAAGTCGAAGAGCGCGATTTCGAGCCGATCCCCGACGGCAAGTACCAGGTCAACGTCGAGCGGGTGGAGCTGACACGCGCCCAGACCTCGGGCAATCCGATGCTCAAGTGGACCCTGCGCATCATCGCGCCCCGGTTCCGGGGACGCCTGCTCTGGCGCAACAACGTCATGGCCACCCGAGAGAATATCAAGTGGCTCAAGACCGACCTGCACACATGCGGGTTGAGCCTTGAGAAGATCTCGGATCTTCCGGCCAACCTCGAGAAGCTGATCAACATCAAGCTGGAGGTCACCAAACGCACGCGGGGCGAAAACGAAAACGTGTACCTCAACAAGCGCATTGTGCTCGAAGACGGCGGCGACGAGTACGACACCGCGGCCAAAGACGCCCTGGCTCCGTTCTAA
- a CDS encoding DUF2924 domain-containing protein, giving the protein MNELQKQTRNGKNGGRTRNSVLRQLATLQNMTLEQLREKWLDLYGSDPPRYKKQFLVKRLAYRIQELFYGGLSESAKTRLRQIAQDDPVATVERKVPEERKSNENILPGTRFVRVWNDRRYEVVAREKGFEYDGRIFRSLSAVAREITGTRWNGKVFFGLKKTYGKKNGGGKNA; this is encoded by the coding sequence ATGAATGAGTTACAAAAACAAACCCGCAACGGGAAGAACGGCGGACGGACCCGGAATTCCGTCCTGCGGCAACTGGCGACGTTACAGAATATGACGCTGGAGCAACTTCGCGAGAAGTGGCTCGACCTTTATGGCAGCGACCCGCCCCGGTACAAGAAACAGTTCCTCGTCAAACGCCTCGCCTATCGTATTCAGGAGCTCTTTTACGGTGGCCTGTCCGAGAGCGCCAAGACGCGTCTACGGCAAATCGCCCAGGATGATCCCGTGGCGACGGTCGAGCGCAAGGTGCCCGAGGAGCGCAAGTCCAATGAAAACATCCTGCCGGGTACAAGGTTCGTGAGGGTCTGGAATGACCGTCGATATGAGGTCGTCGCCCGGGAAAAAGGCTTTGAATACGACGGCCGGATCTTTCGATCACTCAGCGCGGTGGCTCGGGAAATTACCGGCACCCGTTGGAACGGCAAGGTCTTTTTCGGCCTGAAGAAGACCTACGGAAAAAAGAACGGAGGTGGCAAGAATGCCTGA
- a CDS encoding ABC transporter permease: MSSFSFKRFGAMIAKEFVQMRRDRLTFAMLIGIPLFQLILFGYAINSDPRHLPTAILSGDNSSYSRSIVAGMQASTFFDITKHPATRSEAEQLLNEGTVQFVLTIPEQFARDLLRGDRPVLLLEADATDPMATGNAGSAFPEIVRRALAKDLTGPALALNQNQPPVDIRVHYDYNPEVETQYTIVPGLMGVILTLTLVMITSLAITRESERGTMEHLLATPVRPLEVMLGKIIPYIFVGYIQITLIITTANLLFGVPMHGSIPLVFALSLIFIGANLSVGVTISTAVRNQLQAVQVSIFFFMPSLLLSGFMFPFRGMPQWAQWIGSVLPLTHYLRLIRGILLKGNGWEESMIHVWPILLFWLVIVAIGLKRYRRTLD, from the coding sequence ATGAGTTCCTTCTCCTTCAAGCGTTTTGGGGCCATGATCGCCAAGGAATTCGTGCAGATGCGCAGGGACCGGCTGACCTTTGCCATGCTTATCGGCATTCCGCTTTTCCAACTTATTCTCTTTGGATATGCCATCAATTCCGATCCCAGGCATCTGCCAACCGCCATACTCAGCGGCGACAATTCATCGTATTCCCGATCCATTGTGGCCGGAATGCAGGCCAGCACCTTTTTCGATATCACTAAGCACCCTGCAACCCGGTCCGAGGCCGAACAACTATTGAACGAAGGAACAGTGCAGTTCGTCCTGACCATTCCCGAGCAGTTCGCCCGAGACCTGCTTCGGGGAGACCGCCCCGTGCTGCTCCTAGAAGCCGACGCCACGGACCCCATGGCCACCGGCAATGCAGGCAGCGCGTTCCCCGAGATCGTGCGCCGCGCCCTTGCCAAGGACCTGACCGGCCCGGCTCTCGCCCTAAACCAGAACCAACCGCCGGTAGATATTCGCGTTCATTACGACTACAACCCAGAAGTCGAGACGCAATACACTATCGTACCCGGCCTTATGGGCGTCATCCTGACCCTGACCTTGGTCATGATTACCTCCCTGGCCATCACCCGAGAGTCGGAACGAGGCACCATGGAACATCTGCTCGCCACGCCCGTCCGCCCTCTTGAAGTCATGCTTGGTAAAATTATCCCTTATATTTTCGTCGGCTACATCCAGATAACTCTCATCATCACTACCGCAAATCTCCTGTTCGGCGTGCCCATGCATGGAAGCATACCCCTGGTCTTCGCCCTGTCCCTGATCTTCATCGGCGCGAACCTGTCCGTGGGCGTCACCATCTCCACTGCGGTGCGGAATCAGTTGCAGGCGGTTCAGGTCTCTATATTTTTCTTCATGCCCTCTCTGCTCCTGTCCGGCTTCATGTTTCCATTTCGCGGTATGCCCCAATGGGCGCAGTGGATCGGTTCTGTTCTTCCCCTGACCCACTATCTGCGCCTCATTCGAGGCATTCTGCTCAAAGGCAACGGATGGGAGGAGTCCATGATCCATGTTTGGCCCATTCTCCTTTTCTGGCTTGTAATCGTCGCCATCGGCCTCAAGCGCTACCGCCGGACCTTGGATTAG
- a CDS encoding ATP-binding protein, with protein sequence MLPTKKTPPKQDLADLTVLVYGRSKIGKSTWCSKSDGALFLATEPGLNALDVFQVPVSSWDELLAACGEIAEGKHPFKTIIIDTVDNAYRMCSDYICKKFKIEHESDLGYGKGWALINNEFHRVLTKLAFMFYGLFLVSHSQEKEIETRTGKHTRIVPTLPDKARKIVLGMVDLILFCDLEVTKDEDGNPTYRRVMRTKPSPNYEAGDRTGRLPETIDLDFNKFIEVFNAPATAHKASASRSQVGSGDKQSKVPASAGK encoded by the coding sequence ATGTTACCGACGAAGAAAACCCCACCCAAACAAGACCTGGCCGATCTCACGGTGCTGGTTTATGGCCGCAGCAAGATCGGCAAATCAACCTGGTGTTCAAAGTCCGACGGCGCGCTGTTCCTGGCGACCGAACCCGGACTCAACGCCCTGGATGTCTTCCAGGTTCCGGTGAGCAGTTGGGACGAGTTGCTTGCCGCCTGCGGCGAGATCGCCGAAGGCAAGCATCCATTCAAGACCATCATCATCGACACCGTCGACAACGCCTACCGGATGTGCAGCGATTACATCTGCAAGAAATTCAAGATCGAGCATGAATCCGATCTCGGTTACGGCAAGGGCTGGGCGCTGATCAACAACGAATTCCACCGCGTCCTGACCAAGCTGGCCTTCATGTTCTACGGCCTCTTTCTCGTTTCGCACTCCCAGGAAAAGGAGATCGAAACCCGCACGGGCAAACATACCCGCATCGTTCCGACCCTGCCCGACAAGGCGCGGAAGATCGTGCTCGGCATGGTCGATCTCATTCTCTTCTGCGACCTCGAGGTAACGAAGGACGAGGACGGCAATCCCACGTACCGCCGTGTGATGCGGACGAAACCGAGTCCCAACTACGAGGCCGGCGACCGCACCGGACGCCTTCCCGAGACCATCGATCTCGATTTCAACAAGTTCATTGAAGTGTTCAACGCGCCGGCGACCGCGCACAAGGCGAGTGCCTCGCGGTCTCAAGTCGGCTCCGGGGATAAGCAGAGCAAGGTGCCTGCTTCCGCCGGGAAATAA
- a CDS encoding sigma-70 family RNA polymerase sigma factor has product MGYENRYQGIDDYAVQLIKYKARQLVGRVGFTESDREDLEQEMVLDLLRRLPKFDPKRAGRNTFIARIVEHKVATIIEAQKAGMRDYRLCSCSLNDRLEDEEGRSIERMETIDQEDYLRRTGKLSRPMSELRHLSIDLRSAVQTLPPELRELCKRLQTESVTEISRDTGIPRGTIYESIKKLRAIFEDAGLKDYL; this is encoded by the coding sequence ATGGGTTACGAAAATCGCTATCAGGGAATCGACGACTATGCAGTTCAGCTCATCAAGTACAAGGCAAGGCAACTGGTCGGACGGGTCGGGTTTACCGAGTCCGACCGCGAAGATCTGGAGCAGGAAATGGTGCTCGACCTGCTCCGCCGCCTGCCGAAGTTCGATCCGAAACGCGCCGGGCGCAACACGTTCATCGCTCGGATTGTCGAGCACAAGGTCGCCACGATCATCGAGGCACAGAAAGCCGGGATGCGGGATTACCGTCTCTGCTCCTGCTCTTTGAACGACCGCCTGGAGGACGAAGAAGGCAGGTCCATAGAGCGGATGGAGACCATCGACCAGGAAGACTACCTGCGACGCACCGGCAAGCTCTCCCGCCCCATGTCCGAGTTGCGGCATCTGTCCATTGATCTCCGAAGCGCCGTTCAGACGCTGCCGCCCGAACTCCGTGAACTGTGCAAGCGGCTCCAAACCGAGAGCGTCACGGAGATCTCCCGCGACACGGGCATCCCGCGGGGCACGATCTACGAGTCCATCAAGAAGCTTCGCGCCATCTTCGAGGACGCGGGCCTGAAGGACTACCTGTAA
- a CDS encoding ABC transporter ATP-binding protein codes for MASDIIIDVQGLTKSFGPKTVVDGLDMQIRKGEIYGFLGPNGSGKTTSIRMLCGLLKPNAGSGTCLGFDVITESAKIKPHVGYMTQQFSLYEDLTVRENIAFTARIFELPAPAKRTTECIERMGLGPFEKQLAGNLSGGWKQRLSLGVATLHSPRLLLLDEPTAGVDPGARRDFWDQVHAFAAEGITALISTHYMDEAERCHRLAYIAYGKLLARGTLEEMIRDAKLTTWAVSSKDSGSPLHTLAEQLKPLPGVEQVVAFGNTLHVSGRDAEKLERNIEPFRGGPYAWSKIETSLEEVFIDLTQQSKGALK; via the coding sequence ATGGCTTCCGACATCATCATCGACGTCCAGGGACTGACCAAATCATTCGGTCCCAAGACCGTGGTGGACGGTTTGGACATGCAGATTCGCAAAGGCGAAATCTACGGATTTCTTGGCCCCAACGGCTCGGGCAAAACCACTTCCATCCGTATGCTCTGCGGACTTCTCAAACCTAACGCCGGTTCCGGCACCTGTCTCGGCTTCGACGTCATCACCGAGTCAGCCAAGATCAAACCGCATGTTGGCTACATGACCCAACAGTTCAGTTTATATGAGGATTTGACCGTCCGGGAAAATATTGCATTTACGGCCCGCATCTTCGAACTCCCCGCTCCCGCGAAAAGGACAACCGAATGCATAGAGCGCATGGGGCTCGGCCCCTTCGAAAAGCAATTGGCTGGAAATCTGTCCGGCGGCTGGAAACAACGTCTTTCCCTCGGCGTGGCCACCTTGCATTCCCCGAGACTTCTCCTGCTCGACGAACCCACTGCGGGAGTTGACCCCGGCGCGCGGCGTGATTTCTGGGACCAAGTTCATGCCTTTGCCGCCGAAGGCATCACCGCCCTCATCAGCACCCACTATATGGACGAGGCGGAACGCTGCCACAGGCTGGCCTACATCGCCTACGGCAAACTTCTGGCCAGGGGCACATTGGAAGAAATGATCCGGGACGCGAAACTCACAACCTGGGCCGTAAGCTCAAAAGACAGCGGCTCCCCGCTTCACACCCTGGCTGAACAACTCAAGCCGCTCCCCGGCGTGGAGCAAGTGGTGGCCTTCGGCAATACGCTGCATGTCAGCGGGCGAGACGCCGAAAAGCTTGAACGAAACATCGAACCGTTCCGCGGCGGCCCCTATGCGTGGTCCAAGATCGAGACAAGCCTGGAAGAAGTCTTCATCGACCTCACGCAACAAAGTAAGGGGGCGCTCAAATGA
- a CDS encoding recombinase family protein: protein MPDNVNMTSTRKKPLRCAIYTRKSHEEGLEQEFNSLDAQREAAESYIESQRMLGWRALVDRYDDGGFSGGNMERPALLRLLADVDAGKVDVIVVYKIDRLSRSLLDFMNMIELFNKKGVNFVSVTEHFNTTDPTGRMFLGILITFAQYEREVIAERIRDKVAAAKRRGKYCGGPAILGYDVDRENKKLLVNPDEAPLVQHIFRRFTQLASARKLARELNEQGYKTKSWVTKKGKHREGTEWNTGHIYRLLGNRIYIGEVVHKGESYPGEHQAIVDKELWEKVQSILSENTRAKLSKAKTKMISPLQGVIRCGHCDCSMGPTYTQKGERRYTYYICEKDAKRAVSRCPLKRVPAGDIEKAVLEQLGAVFRTPTLVAKTYFAAKEMEEAERERLVKQKEQLEENLAAVRKRALELMSPGNNEPDREEKLAKVNQRAVTLTRHLANVSARLRVFEGNHVTERDVSEAFESIETFWEDLFPLERNRLVRLLVEKVEIRETGIDMELKTNGLTTLITELTGLACEVRERRNGK, encoded by the coding sequence ATGCCTGATAACGTCAACATGACCTCCACCAGGAAGAAGCCGCTGCGCTGTGCCATCTATACCCGGAAAAGTCACGAGGAAGGATTGGAACAGGAATTCAACTCGCTGGATGCCCAGCGGGAGGCTGCCGAGTCGTATATCGAAAGCCAACGAATGCTGGGCTGGCGGGCCCTGGTCGACCGCTACGACGACGGTGGATTCTCGGGCGGCAACATGGAGCGTCCGGCCTTGCTGCGTCTTTTGGCCGACGTGGACGCGGGGAAAGTGGATGTGATCGTGGTTTACAAGATCGACCGCCTTTCACGTTCGTTGCTCGACTTCATGAACATGATAGAGTTGTTCAATAAGAAGGGTGTCAATTTCGTCTCGGTTACCGAACATTTCAACACCACCGACCCGACCGGCCGGATGTTTCTCGGCATCCTGATAACCTTCGCGCAATACGAGCGGGAGGTCATCGCCGAACGAATCCGGGACAAGGTGGCAGCGGCGAAACGGCGGGGCAAATACTGCGGCGGCCCGGCCATACTCGGATACGATGTCGACCGGGAGAACAAGAAACTGCTGGTCAATCCGGATGAAGCGCCGCTGGTGCAACACATCTTCCGGCGATTCACGCAACTGGCATCGGCCAGAAAGCTGGCGCGGGAACTCAATGAGCAGGGATACAAAACCAAGTCGTGGGTCACGAAGAAAGGGAAACATCGGGAAGGGACCGAATGGAACACCGGCCACATTTACCGCTTGCTGGGCAACCGCATATACATCGGCGAGGTGGTCCACAAGGGTGAAAGCTATCCCGGAGAGCACCAGGCCATCGTCGACAAGGAGTTGTGGGAGAAAGTCCAGTCGATTCTTTCGGAAAACACCAGGGCCAAGCTCAGCAAAGCAAAGACCAAGATGATCTCCCCCCTGCAGGGGGTGATTCGCTGTGGCCATTGTGACTGTTCGATGGGCCCCACCTACACCCAAAAGGGTGAGCGGCGCTATACCTATTACATCTGTGAGAAGGATGCCAAGCGGGCTGTCAGCCGATGTCCGCTGAAGCGGGTCCCGGCCGGAGACATCGAGAAGGCTGTGCTGGAACAGCTGGGCGCTGTATTCCGAACCCCGACGCTGGTGGCAAAAACCTACTTCGCGGCCAAGGAGATGGAAGAAGCGGAGCGGGAAAGATTAGTGAAACAGAAAGAGCAACTTGAAGAAAACCTCGCTGCGGTCCGCAAGCGGGCGCTTGAACTGATGTCACCCGGCAACAACGAGCCTGACCGGGAAGAAAAACTGGCAAAGGTCAACCAGCGCGCGGTGACCCTGACCCGACATCTGGCAAACGTGTCGGCCAGGCTGCGGGTGTTCGAGGGTAATCATGTGACCGAACGGGATGTATCGGAAGCCTTCGAGAGCATCGAAACCTTCTGGGAAGACCTGTTTCCCCTGGAACGTAACCGGCTTGTGCGACTGCTGGTCGAGAAAGTGGAAATCAGGGAAACCGGCATCGATATGGAGCTCAAAACCAACGGCTTGACCACCCTCATCACCGAGCTGACCGGACTGGCGTGTGAAGTCAGGGAACGGAGGAATGGTAAATGA
- a CDS encoding ERCC4 domain-containing protein: protein MDRITVVVDTREQEPYAFDPRCEVVRRALPAGDYSIEGLEDSVAVERKTLEDFVSTVIRNRKRFYRELQRLEECEAACVVVESDLRDVLNGHYRSGAHPNAVLGTVLSIVVDFQIPVFFCSDRQVACRFVEEFLLRFHRKVSRRCEEKQPKLQ from the coding sequence GTGGACCGGATTACCGTCGTCGTCGATACGCGGGAACAGGAGCCCTACGCCTTCGATCCCCGGTGCGAGGTGGTCCGCCGAGCACTTCCCGCCGGAGATTACTCGATTGAAGGACTCGAAGACTCCGTGGCGGTGGAGCGAAAGACCCTCGAGGATTTCGTCTCCACCGTCATCCGCAACAGGAAGCGGTTTTACAGGGAGCTGCAGCGCCTTGAAGAGTGCGAAGCCGCGTGCGTCGTGGTCGAATCCGATCTGCGTGATGTCCTGAACGGGCATTATCGATCAGGAGCCCATCCGAACGCGGTCCTTGGAACCGTCCTTTCCATCGTCGTCGACTTCCAAATTCCGGTCTTCTTTTGCTCCGACCGGCAGGTCGCCTGCCGGTTTGTGGAGGAATTTTTACTGCGATTTCACCGGAAGGTTTCGAGACGATGCGAAGAAAAACAACCCAAGCTCCAGTAA
- the lexA gene encoding transcriptional repressor LexA has protein sequence MGRSKTDEITPLQRETLDEICRHIDAKGYPPTVKELSETFGISHSSVHERINQLVRKGYLKREGRKARGLTVAKRPEDMAAALVAVPVIGTVAAGQPILAEENIIGEVLVEASTVRSGEYFALHASGDSMIGAGINDGDLIIVRRQPLAETGDIVVALLNDEATVKRLRIENERIELVPENPRHAPITLRPEDDLRILGKVVGWKRT, from the coding sequence ATGGGCAGAAGCAAAACAGACGAGATTACACCACTGCAGCGGGAGACCCTGGACGAGATATGCCGCCATATCGACGCCAAGGGGTACCCGCCGACAGTGAAGGAATTGAGCGAGACCTTCGGGATCAGCCATTCGAGCGTGCATGAACGTATCAACCAGCTGGTCCGCAAGGGATATCTGAAACGTGAAGGCCGCAAGGCTCGCGGGCTGACCGTGGCCAAGCGGCCGGAAGACATGGCGGCCGCCCTCGTGGCGGTGCCCGTTATCGGTACGGTCGCTGCGGGACAACCCATCCTGGCGGAAGAAAACATCATTGGGGAAGTACTGGTTGAGGCATCCACGGTCAGGTCAGGAGAGTATTTTGCTCTCCACGCTTCCGGCGACAGTATGATCGGAGCGGGGATAAACGATGGCGACCTGATCATCGTGCGACGTCAGCCGCTGGCGGAAACCGGAGATATCGTCGTGGCTCTTCTGAATGACGAGGCCACTGTGAAACGATTGAGAATCGAGAATGAGCGTATCGAGCTCGTCCCGGAGAATCCGAGACACGCGCCGATTACGCTTCGTCCGGAGGATGACCTCCGGATATTGGGTAAGGTTGTGGGTTGGAAACGAACATGA
- the recD2 gene encoding SF1B family DNA helicase RecD2, whose amino-acid sequence MRRKTTQAPVTVRGRVEAVFYAGPRFSAGRLVTPSGEKIQFAGRLFVREHEQVVLRGRWITHPKYGRQFDVEAMEYDLELDTEGLAHYLANHPEIKGIGPVKARLIAERFGGDFDRVLIEQPETVSEAARLPLAAVERLRDEWRKTREVNRAITWLAAFGLTHHQVTSLVKKLGNNVLGLLKADPYIIVREVRGFGFKRVDKIARKMGTPKEHGTRIRAGLLHCVEESLNDGDCWVEYEELVDRANTLLVMDVLDSRERIEKSLDALIEDGSLSCTSWGGRFLVAKPEIRRMEEDLAATLANGKRANPHFDGEDDLQTLISHVAPQLNEGQRAAVLTVLKNSISLISGGAGSGKTFTVSAVTDIFEEHDLRVVLAAPTGKAAKRLEQVVGHSASTIHRLLGFNGKNYVRGPEDPIDADVIIIDEVSMVDIPLAWHLFRTIDLERTAVVLVGDHNQLPPVGPGSLLRDLTQSRAVPMVLLDTVVRQAGVLKENSIAVLGGEIRKTSDPEDSGRRAWYVVDQFTDQSDAQRFLLELFENVLDERLRFHLRDDVQVLTPTHKGPLGTRALNAELQRLIQKKLWGVEAPVPKPGRRPKFLVHDKVIQTRNNYELGVMNGAMGKVTHIGRDGSMTIEFDGVPVDIESGSPNLQDLQLAYALTIHKAQGSEFPCAIVVVHKAHSFMHHRNLLYTGVTRARKTAVIIGDRWGMQNCARKRRQDERKTFLSLLLAHPPVEPSRASANSVEL is encoded by the coding sequence ATGCGAAGAAAAACAACCCAAGCTCCAGTAACTGTCCGCGGTCGCGTCGAAGCGGTGTTCTATGCCGGTCCGCGCTTTTCCGCGGGCAGGCTGGTAACGCCCTCCGGCGAAAAGATCCAATTCGCGGGCCGGCTGTTTGTGCGTGAGCACGAGCAGGTCGTCCTCCGCGGCCGCTGGATCACACACCCCAAGTACGGACGCCAGTTTGATGTCGAAGCCATGGAATACGACCTCGAGCTGGATACGGAAGGACTCGCCCACTACTTGGCCAATCATCCGGAGATCAAGGGCATCGGGCCGGTCAAGGCGCGACTCATCGCCGAACGCTTCGGAGGGGATTTCGACCGGGTGCTCATTGAACAACCGGAAACCGTATCCGAAGCGGCGAGACTTCCGCTGGCGGCGGTCGAAAGGCTGCGTGACGAGTGGCGGAAGACCAGGGAGGTCAACAGGGCGATCACCTGGCTGGCCGCTTTCGGTCTGACCCACCACCAGGTGACAAGCCTCGTCAAGAAACTCGGCAACAACGTCCTCGGCCTGCTCAAAGCCGACCCGTACATCATCGTCCGGGAGGTGCGCGGCTTCGGATTCAAACGGGTGGACAAGATCGCCCGAAAGATGGGCACGCCCAAGGAGCACGGTACGCGCATCCGGGCCGGGTTGCTCCATTGCGTGGAGGAGTCTCTCAATGACGGCGACTGCTGGGTCGAGTACGAGGAGTTGGTGGACCGGGCCAACACGTTGCTTGTCATGGATGTTCTCGACAGCCGTGAGCGGATCGAAAAGTCGCTGGACGCCCTTATAGAGGATGGCTCGCTCTCGTGTACATCCTGGGGCGGACGGTTCCTTGTGGCGAAACCCGAGATTCGCCGAATGGAAGAGGACCTGGCGGCGACTCTCGCAAACGGAAAGCGGGCGAATCCCCACTTCGACGGTGAGGACGACCTGCAAACGCTGATCTCACACGTCGCGCCGCAGCTAAACGAGGGGCAACGGGCCGCCGTTCTGACCGTCCTGAAGAATTCCATCTCGCTCATTTCGGGCGGCGCGGGCAGCGGCAAGACCTTCACCGTTTCAGCCGTCACGGACATATTCGAGGAACACGACCTGCGAGTGGTCTTGGCCGCGCCGACCGGAAAGGCCGCCAAGCGGCTCGAGCAAGTCGTCGGGCATTCCGCGAGCACCATTCACCGTCTCCTGGGTTTCAACGGCAAGAACTATGTGCGGGGCCCGGAAGATCCCATCGATGCCGATGTCATCATCATCGACGAAGTGTCGATGGTCGACATTCCGCTGGCCTGGCACCTGTTCAGGACCATCGACCTGGAGCGTACCGCGGTGGTTCTCGTGGGGGACCATAACCAGCTGCCCCCGGTGGGGCCCGGGAGCCTGCTTCGCGACCTCACACAGTCACGGGCCGTCCCCATGGTGCTGTTGGACACGGTCGTTCGTCAGGCGGGCGTGCTCAAGGAAAACAGCATAGCCGTGCTGGGCGGCGAGATCCGCAAGACCAGTGACCCGGAAGATTCCGGTCGCCGGGCGTGGTATGTGGTCGATCAATTCACCGACCAATCCGACGCGCAAAGATTCCTGCTCGAACTGTTCGAGAACGTGCTCGATGAGCGGCTGAGATTTCACCTCCGGGACGACGTCCAGGTCCTGACACCGACGCACAAGGGCCCACTCGGCACCAGGGCGCTCAACGCCGAGCTTCAGAGGCTGATCCAGAAGAAGCTGTGGGGCGTCGAGGCACCGGTTCCGAAGCCGGGACGCAGACCGAAGTTCCTCGTCCACGACAAGGTCATTCAGACCCGCAACAATTATGAACTCGGCGTGATGAACGGCGCGATGGGCAAGGTGACGCACATAGGCCGGGATGGATCGATGACCATCGAATTCGACGGAGTGCCGGTAGATATTGAATCGGGCTCACCGAATTTGCAGGACCTGCAGTTGGCTTACGCGCTCACGATACACAAGGCCCAGGGATCTGAGTTTCCGTGCGCCATAGTGGTGGTCCACAAGGCCCACTCGTTCATGCATCACCGCAACCTCCTGTACACCGGTGTGACCAGGGCCAGGAAAACGGCGGTCATCATCGGGGATCGCTGGGGAATGCAGAACTGCGCCCGAAAGCGCCGGCAGGATGAAAGAAAGACATTTCTCTCGTTGCTTCTTGCCCATCCTCCCGTGGAACCGTCACGCGCTTCGGCGAATTCGGTCGAGTTGTAG